In the Lascolabacillus massiliensis genome, one interval contains:
- a CDS encoding glycoside hydrolase family 172 protein, whose product MMKRIGLKTLLLIFTFLLSLFQMNGQAQTYRWSDEVELLKKVDRLPTYRHGQLIEQESSYDRTGGNDDGFSGNYSFIRKEKEGLVLAEFEGPGVVNRIWTPTPTEDTLLFYFDGERVPRLKIRFMDLFSGKVYPFVKPVCGNEIGGYYSYIPIPFAKSLKIVFQGERIMFHQIQYRMLPGMNVESWTGNFSASDKELLAEVSDVWADISPTVNRYATGLSSNVRTEEKSFTIEPGEEVAFFEKTTSGRIVGFEIDGGTALEGIYKDIILSAKWDDEQVEAIHAPLADFFGYAYGKPAMRSIVMGRQQTSNYCYLPMPFDRSASMKLIYEKREGVQQNAVPVNVKVYYNDNGRNINEEGKLYTVWRREKPESGQFYTFMETKGKGHYVGTIHQAQGLRPGMTLFFEGDDTTYVDGKMRLHGTGSEDYYNGGWYALLDRWDRGISMPIHGSLDYSLPMGRTGGYRFFLSDKMSFGKEIYHGMEHGEVGNNFPVDYTSVAFFYAAQPLKERMEPTADLREVYFPEKHIYFPQLMEITLDRGIQAILDRGLMLTSFGQGMVRVMLTDVPEGKYRVLVNYHEKPNGADFQVWQRQNQLSEWISTKADKEIFRENVHVGDIQLTSQTNSVTFHVRNNDKANQFELNQIILERVN is encoded by the coding sequence ATGATGAAGAGAATAGGATTGAAGACATTATTACTCATTTTTACGTTTTTATTATCTCTCTTTCAGATGAACGGGCAAGCTCAAACCTACCGGTGGAGCGATGAGGTGGAGCTGTTGAAAAAAGTAGACAGACTGCCGACATACCGTCATGGGCAATTGATCGAGCAGGAATCGAGTTACGACCGGACAGGAGGAAACGACGACGGATTTAGTGGTAACTATTCTTTCATTCGTAAGGAGAAAGAGGGATTGGTGCTGGCCGAATTTGAAGGACCGGGTGTAGTAAACCGTATATGGACTCCTACACCTACAGAAGACACATTGTTGTTTTACTTCGATGGAGAACGGGTCCCACGCCTGAAGATTCGTTTTATGGATCTTTTTTCGGGAAAGGTCTATCCTTTCGTAAAACCGGTTTGTGGTAACGAAATAGGAGGGTATTACAGCTATATCCCTATTCCATTCGCAAAATCATTAAAGATCGTGTTCCAGGGAGAGCGGATCATGTTCCATCAAATTCAATACCGGATGCTACCCGGAATGAATGTGGAAAGCTGGACCGGGAATTTCTCCGCTTCCGACAAAGAATTGTTGGCAGAGGTGAGTGACGTATGGGCTGATATATCACCTACAGTAAACCGCTATGCAACCGGTTTATCGTCCAATGTCCGTACCGAAGAAAAATCATTTACTATTGAACCGGGAGAAGAGGTAGCTTTCTTTGAGAAAACAACCTCGGGCCGTATTGTCGGTTTTGAGATTGACGGTGGAACTGCATTAGAAGGGATTTATAAAGATATCATCCTTTCCGCAAAATGGGATGATGAACAGGTAGAAGCCATCCATGCCCCCCTGGCTGATTTTTTCGGTTATGCCTACGGAAAACCGGCTATGCGAAGTATCGTGATGGGACGGCAGCAAACTTCCAACTACTGTTACCTCCCCATGCCTTTCGATAGATCGGCTTCCATGAAACTCATCTATGAGAAAAGGGAAGGAGTACAGCAAAACGCTGTACCGGTGAATGTGAAAGTGTATTATAACGACAACGGAAGAAATATCAATGAGGAAGGAAAACTCTATACCGTCTGGAGAAGAGAAAAACCTGAATCGGGTCAGTTCTATACTTTTATGGAAACCAAAGGAAAAGGTCATTATGTGGGGACCATCCATCAGGCACAGGGTTTGCGACCGGGTATGACTCTTTTCTTCGAGGGAGATGATACCACATATGTGGATGGAAAAATGCGTCTGCATGGTACCGGTTCGGAAGATTATTATAACGGAGGGTGGTATGCGCTGCTCGACCGGTGGGACAGAGGAATCAGCATGCCGATACACGGTTCGCTTGATTATTCCCTTCCCATGGGACGTACCGGAGGCTACCGTTTTTTCCTTTCGGATAAGATGTCTTTCGGGAAAGAAATCTATCACGGTATGGAACATGGAGAGGTAGGCAATAATTTTCCCGTAGATTATACGTCTGTTGCATTCTTTTACGCGGCACAACCGTTGAAAGAACGGATGGAACCGACCGCGGATTTAAGGGAGGTCTACTTTCCTGAAAAGCATATCTATTTCCCGCAGCTGATGGAGATTACCCTCGACAGGGGAATACAGGCCATCTTAGACAGAGGGTTGATGCTTACCTCTTTTGGGCAGGGTATGGTCAGGGTGATGCTTACGGATGTACCCGAAGGGAAATACAGGGTATTGGTCAACTATCACGAAAAGCCGAATGGGGCCGATTTCCAGGTATGGCAACGGCAGAATCAACTGTCGGAGTGGATTTCGACAAAAGCCGACAAAGAAATCTTCAGGGAGAATGTCCATGTGGGGGATATACAACTCACTTCCCAGACTAACTCTGTCACCTTCCATGTGAGGAACAATGACAAAGCCAACCAGTTCGAACTGAATCAGATCATACTCGAAAGAGTAAATTGA
- a CDS encoding glycoside hydrolase family protein, whose translation MIKRLIYTVLGMVMIFSSVVHAQDARVGSQSLPMELKLPRSLEKAVRKIQYDLLGNEKGTSRIEVVDENCLHIQFNFSPGQTVRQDDWQVVVIPGFTPSFHWTPHLTPTGSHIIDQHVFRSPALIVADDRQVITLIPDLDIMKKGTPVRWYLDLDAENNRLVLGMSNSRVDDHVLFVREPGAEYPAGEVEIGFFLMVRSDEASLKNPFRRPLDFLWNRWGHDLYQAGNPVDADLERYVEHTYNWAFNSWADNVWQEFELDGKKVGSPVFIVNVTQSPNYPGEVNEQEFRSVWNQAWFSSLRSAGGLYRYARRIGNTTLMEKALLTKELALSFPQVEGFFYGLIGTEMHEVEIEGRKYNRSKGWDACYWGNSNRNPYTWNAAESPFHILDMSWTALLMLRWYDELEKDERLLRYAEQYAGSLLGIQSENGFFPGWLDLRTLQPMTHLNESPETSMSVTFLLKLYELTGKQEYKEAGLKAIDAVIRDIIPSGRWEDFETYWSCSRYGADHLVGKKVVRNNMYKQNNFSMFWTAEALFECYRLTGDRRYLDQGQRTLDELLMTQASWQPPYMYVNVLGGFGVLNADAEWNDSRQSLFSELILQYGKLLDSDEYNERGWAALKASFVMMYSPLNPVTKAQWEKVYPFFGEEDYGFMMENYGHGGHTSPEGEGMGEFTIYDWGNGAAAEAYNRILDKFGKIK comes from the coding sequence ATGATAAAGAGGCTTATTTATACAGTGTTGGGTATGGTTATGATTTTCTCTTCCGTAGTGCATGCACAGGATGCCAGGGTAGGGAGCCAATCTTTGCCGATGGAGCTGAAGCTGCCCCGTTCATTGGAGAAAGCTGTTCGGAAGATCCAGTACGACCTGTTGGGGAATGAGAAAGGAACCAGCCGGATCGAGGTGGTGGACGAGAATTGTCTTCACATACAATTCAACTTCTCTCCCGGCCAGACTGTTCGCCAGGATGACTGGCAGGTGGTTGTCATTCCCGGGTTTACCCCGTCTTTCCATTGGACGCCCCACCTTACACCTACCGGCAGCCATATTATCGACCAGCATGTATTCCGTTCTCCGGCACTGATCGTCGCCGATGACCGACAGGTGATTACCCTTATCCCCGATCTTGATATTATGAAAAAGGGAACTCCGGTAAGATGGTATCTCGATCTCGATGCCGAAAATAATCGCCTGGTATTGGGGATGAGTAACAGTAGGGTCGACGATCATGTCCTGTTTGTCCGTGAACCGGGTGCTGAATATCCGGCAGGAGAAGTGGAGATCGGATTTTTCCTGATGGTGCGTAGTGACGAAGCGTCACTTAAAAACCCTTTCAGGAGGCCACTCGATTTCCTCTGGAATCGTTGGGGGCATGATCTTTATCAGGCCGGGAATCCGGTAGATGCCGATTTGGAACGATATGTGGAGCACACCTATAACTGGGCTTTCAACAGTTGGGCGGATAACGTATGGCAGGAGTTCGAACTGGACGGTAAGAAGGTCGGTTCACCGGTTTTTATCGTGAATGTCACGCAGAGCCCCAATTATCCGGGAGAAGTCAATGAGCAGGAATTCCGTTCGGTATGGAATCAGGCATGGTTCAGTTCCCTGCGTTCTGCCGGGGGGTTGTACCGGTACGCCAGAAGGATCGGCAACACAACCTTGATGGAAAAGGCGCTGCTTACCAAAGAGCTGGCTCTCTCTTTTCCGCAGGTTGAAGGTTTCTTTTACGGCTTGATCGGCACAGAGATGCATGAAGTGGAGATCGAGGGGAGAAAATATAACCGTAGTAAGGGATGGGATGCCTGCTACTGGGGAAATTCAAACCGGAATCCTTATACCTGGAATGCTGCCGAATCACCATTCCATATTCTCGATATGAGCTGGACCGCGTTGCTCATGCTTCGTTGGTATGATGAACTGGAAAAGGATGAACGATTACTTCGTTACGCGGAACAATACGCCGGATCATTGCTCGGTATCCAGTCGGAGAATGGTTTTTTCCCGGGATGGCTCGACCTGCGCACGCTGCAACCGATGACTCACCTGAATGAATCGCCTGAAACCTCTATGTCAGTGACTTTTCTTTTGAAACTCTATGAGCTGACCGGAAAACAGGAATATAAAGAGGCAGGTCTCAAAGCCATCGATGCGGTAATCCGGGACATCATTCCCTCGGGAAGATGGGAGGATTTCGAGACCTACTGGTCCTGTTCGCGGTATGGAGCAGATCACCTGGTCGGGAAAAAAGTCGTCAGAAATAATATGTACAAACAGAATAATTTCTCCATGTTCTGGACGGCCGAAGCACTGTTCGAATGTTACCGGCTGACCGGCGACCGGCGATATCTGGATCAGGGACAGCGTACCCTCGATGAATTACTGATGACACAGGCTTCGTGGCAGCCGCCCTATATGTATGTGAATGTGCTTGGCGGTTTCGGGGTATTGAATGCCGATGCCGAATGGAACGACTCCCGCCAGAGTCTCTTCTCCGAGTTGATCCTGCAATACGGGAAACTTTTAGACAGTGATGAGTACAATGAGAGAGGGTGGGCTGCGCTGAAAGCATCGTTTGTAATGATGTATAGTCCCCTTAATCCTGTCACTAAAGCACAATGGGAAAAAGTGTATCCCTTCTTCGGAGAGGAAGATTATGGCTTTATGATGGAAAATTACGGCCATGGAGGGCATACCAGCCCCGAAGGTGAAGGAATGGGAGAATTTACAATATACGATTGGGGGAACGGTGCAGCGGCGGAAGCCTATAACCGTATTCTCGATAAATTCGGAAAAATCAAGTGA
- a CDS encoding DUF6786 family protein — MQLKQIYRSVLPAIIGGAILLSCTGNGKTSENMEKEYEKGTFGYDLNYLSEKDEGLIVLKSEDEKAQIILSAKYQGKVFTSTANGPEGNSHGFVNYNFFDAGIVDEHMNGFGGEDRFWLGPEGGKYSIFFEPGKEQVYDNWHTPKAIDIEEWEVNRVTPKEAVFVKEMEQKNYLGSLLNIAIERKVALLSPSEITGKLQVEIPEGVNGVAYETTNKIVNGNDFEWTPETGTVCIWMLDMFNPSEAAVTVIPYNTGDEKELGKVVTSDYFGEIPADRLVDDNGILYFKTDGKSRGKLGMNAKRTRSIAGNYDPLAKRLTIVTFDTDSDATYLNQEWNPDRDPLVGDALNAYNDGPLEDGSIMGPFLELESCSPAAFLKPGESLSHRHNVFHFTGDEVSLSPIAEKLLGVDLEKVRKIFE, encoded by the coding sequence ATGCAACTAAAACAAATCTATCGCAGTGTACTGCCTGCCATAATCGGGGGTGCAATTTTACTCTCCTGTACAGGCAACGGGAAAACATCAGAAAATATGGAAAAGGAATATGAAAAGGGAACTTTCGGATATGATCTTAACTATCTGTCCGAAAAAGATGAGGGATTGATCGTACTGAAGTCGGAAGATGAAAAGGCACAAATAATCCTGTCGGCGAAGTATCAGGGAAAAGTGTTTACTTCTACGGCCAATGGCCCGGAAGGTAATAGTCACGGATTCGTAAATTATAACTTCTTCGATGCGGGTATAGTAGATGAACATATGAACGGCTTCGGCGGAGAAGATCGTTTCTGGTTGGGCCCGGAAGGGGGGAAGTATTCCATATTTTTTGAGCCGGGGAAAGAACAGGTATATGATAACTGGCATACTCCCAAAGCCATCGATATCGAAGAGTGGGAGGTGAACCGTGTGACTCCAAAAGAGGCTGTTTTTGTCAAGGAAATGGAACAGAAGAACTACCTGGGGAGTCTCCTGAATATTGCGATAGAACGGAAAGTTGCATTGCTTTCCCCCAGTGAAATAACAGGTAAATTACAGGTTGAAATCCCTGAAGGAGTGAATGGGGTGGCCTATGAAACAACCAACAAAATTGTCAATGGCAATGATTTCGAATGGACCCCGGAGACCGGTACGGTCTGTATATGGATGCTCGATATGTTCAATCCTTCCGAAGCTGCTGTAACTGTGATCCCTTATAATACCGGTGACGAGAAGGAACTGGGTAAGGTGGTGACATCCGATTATTTCGGTGAAATTCCTGCCGATCGGCTGGTTGATGATAATGGTATCCTCTATTTTAAAACCGATGGAAAATCAAGAGGCAAACTGGGAATGAATGCCAAACGCACCAGGTCGATCGCAGGAAATTATGATCCGCTTGCAAAGCGATTGACCATCGTGACATTTGATACTGATTCGGATGCAACCTATTTGAATCAGGAATGGAATCCTGACAGGGATCCGCTTGTCGGAGATGCGTTGAATGCTTATAACGACGGTCCGTTGGAAGACGGAAGCATTATGGGCCCCTTCCTGGAGCTGGAAAGTTGCTCGCCCGCTGCATTCCTGAAACCGGGAGAGTCGCTGTCGCACAGACACAACGTATTCCATTTCACGGGCGATGAGGTAAGTCTCTCTCCTATAGCTGAGAAACTGTTAGGAGTAGACCTTGAAAAAGTGAGAAAGATCTTTG